In Paraburkholderia terrae, a genomic segment contains:
- a CDS encoding RidA family protein, producing MNVSERLAQAGLKLPPPIDPLGSYRTVSVSGSQLYVSGLGPFEDGKPIVGIVGGDVSLERAQHAARLTMLMILACVDQACGLDNVERCSRLTVYVRAEQSFTQHPQVANGASDLLLTLFGQDKLPARSALGVHTLPMGIPVEIDSIFELKR from the coding sequence ATGAACGTATCCGAACGCCTTGCACAAGCGGGCCTCAAATTGCCGCCGCCCATCGACCCGCTCGGCTCCTATCGAACGGTCTCCGTTTCGGGGAGTCAGCTCTATGTCTCCGGTCTCGGGCCCTTCGAGGATGGCAAGCCAATCGTCGGAATAGTCGGCGGCGACGTGTCTCTGGAAAGGGCTCAGCACGCAGCACGTCTGACGATGCTCATGATCCTGGCCTGCGTCGATCAGGCATGCGGGCTCGACAACGTCGAGAGATGCAGCCGACTGACAGTCTACGTGCGTGCTGAACAGTCGTTCACCCAGCATCCGCAAGTAGCCAATGGCGCCAGTGACCTCTTGCTGACATTGTTTGGACAAGACAAGCTTCCGGCTCGAAGCGCGCTTGGCGTGCATACGTTGCCGATGGGCATCCCGGTTGAGATCGACAGCATCTTCGAATTGAAACGATGA
- a CDS encoding ABC transporter substrate-binding protein: protein MWKRGKAILLATCTASATLLSASAIAAQAKLSDGVVKIGVLTDMSSIYSTLGGRGAVQAVKMAADDFMKENPDIKVEVVYADHQSKADIAASKAREWFDRDNVDMVTDLTNSSVAFAVIDLARQRNKIAIATGPASSEITNSKCTPVSVQYVYDTYALGRTTAREMMRQGGKTWYFVAADYAFGKALVGDASNAIKSEGGSVLGTAWAPMHTSDFSTYLMQAQSSGAKVIGLANAGGDFVNAMKAAQQFGLTRTGGPQMVGLLVFLADVHAIGLQAAQGLEFSTAFYWDRDEETRKWSKRFFESAKRMPEQTDAGDYSSTLHYLRAVKAAGTDETGVVMKKMRELPINDFFAKNGRIREDGLMVHDMYLVEAKKPSESKYPWDYYTVKAVIPGEKAFRPLAESACALVKK from the coding sequence ATGTGGAAAAGAGGGAAAGCGATCTTGCTGGCGACCTGTACGGCGTCAGCGACGCTCTTGAGTGCATCGGCAATTGCTGCGCAGGCGAAGTTGTCGGATGGCGTGGTCAAGATCGGAGTCCTGACCGACATGTCGAGCATCTATTCGACGCTCGGCGGACGCGGGGCCGTGCAAGCCGTCAAAATGGCGGCGGACGACTTCATGAAGGAAAACCCCGACATCAAGGTGGAAGTCGTCTACGCGGACCATCAGAGCAAAGCCGACATCGCGGCGAGTAAAGCGCGCGAATGGTTCGACCGTGACAACGTTGACATGGTTACCGATCTGACGAACTCGAGTGTCGCCTTTGCTGTTATCGACCTGGCCCGTCAACGAAACAAGATTGCCATCGCGACGGGCCCGGCAAGTTCAGAGATCACCAATTCGAAATGCACGCCCGTCAGCGTTCAATATGTGTATGACACGTACGCCCTGGGCCGTACGACCGCACGCGAGATGATGCGGCAAGGCGGTAAGACCTGGTACTTTGTCGCGGCCGATTACGCGTTCGGCAAAGCATTGGTCGGCGATGCGTCGAATGCCATCAAGTCGGAGGGTGGCAGCGTTCTCGGGACTGCGTGGGCCCCGATGCATACCTCCGATTTCTCGACTTACCTGATGCAGGCGCAGTCCTCCGGTGCCAAGGTGATCGGATTGGCCAATGCGGGCGGCGATTTTGTCAATGCGATGAAAGCGGCGCAGCAATTCGGGCTCACGCGTACGGGTGGGCCCCAGATGGTGGGCTTGCTGGTCTTTCTTGCGGACGTGCATGCGATCGGGTTGCAAGCAGCGCAGGGCCTCGAATTCTCCACCGCGTTTTACTGGGATCGCGATGAGGAGACGCGCAAGTGGAGCAAACGGTTCTTTGAATCGGCGAAGCGTATGCCGGAGCAGACGGACGCGGGGGACTATTCGTCGACCTTGCATTACCTGCGGGCGGTAAAGGCCGCCGGAACCGACGAAACCGGCGTGGTCATGAAGAAAATGCGCGAGTTGCCGATCAACGACTTCTTTGCGAAGAACGGAAGAATTCGCGAGGATGGCCTGATGGTGCATGACATGTATCTCGTGGAGGCCAAGAAGCCTTCCGAGTCGAAATACCCATGGGATTACTACACCGTAAAGGCCGTCATACCGGGTGAGAAGGCATTCAGGCCATTGGCGGAAAGTGCATGTGCGCTTGTCAAGAAATAG
- a CDS encoding helix-turn-helix domain-containing protein, which produces MRANGIAYNRFDVAGLPLQQQLLAYWEQLGHVIEVVPSHEQLRQPFICINDRYDIGEFRMSDTYTDDVVIERTIARISRDAARGIGFTIFLDGENHSAMTHATKREYTVLGGSVFATDLDQPIRLARHACRYITLVVPRNQLEHVFADPGAIHGRMLEPNRHGTRLIVQRARMLVENFRYMQFEDARRGVTDLVQLIAAAFGEEAGLSGSKRAISRALMFESARRHVRANLHESGLSPESVIESLGLPRSTIYRLFEHEGGLGAYIRHLRLRAAADDLVRFPKVPIKDIGYSVGFKSASDFARAFRRTYEMTPQEMRLNDYRYRHAEQP; this is translated from the coding sequence ATGCGCGCGAATGGCATCGCTTACAACCGATTCGATGTTGCCGGGCTGCCACTTCAGCAGCAACTTCTGGCTTATTGGGAGCAGCTTGGCCATGTTATCGAGGTAGTGCCGTCGCATGAGCAGCTCCGACAGCCCTTTATCTGCATTAACGACCGTTACGATATCGGCGAATTCCGCATGAGCGACACCTATACGGATGATGTCGTGATCGAGCGCACCATCGCCCGCATTTCGCGCGATGCCGCGCGCGGCATCGGTTTTACCATTTTCCTGGATGGTGAAAACCATTCGGCAATGACGCACGCCACGAAGCGTGAGTACACCGTGTTGGGGGGCAGCGTATTTGCCACGGATCTCGATCAACCCATACGCCTGGCACGCCACGCGTGCCGGTACATCACGCTTGTTGTGCCCCGCAACCAACTGGAGCACGTATTCGCTGACCCGGGAGCAATACACGGCCGCATGCTCGAACCAAACAGGCATGGCACGCGGCTTATCGTCCAGCGCGCCAGGATGCTTGTCGAGAACTTCCGGTACATGCAGTTCGAGGACGCTCGTCGCGGGGTCACCGACCTCGTTCAACTGATTGCGGCCGCATTCGGGGAAGAAGCTGGTTTGAGCGGCAGCAAGCGAGCCATTAGCCGCGCGCTGATGTTCGAATCTGCACGACGGCATGTTCGCGCCAACCTGCATGAGTCGGGGCTATCGCCCGAGAGCGTAATCGAATCGTTGGGGCTTCCGCGCAGCACAATTTATCGGCTGTTCGAACATGAAGGCGGGCTTGGTGCTTACATCCGTCATCTTCGTTTGCGCGCCGCCGCGGACGATCTCGTTCGGTTTCCAAAGGTCCCTATCAAGGACATTGGCTATTCAGTCGGCTTCAAAAGCGCATCCGACTTTGCGCGGGCCTTTCGGCGCACCTATGAGATGACACCCCAGGAAATGCGACTGAACGACTACCGATATCGTCATGCCGAACAGCCGTAA
- a CDS encoding oxidoreductase, with the protein MRDNLIPVIVSRKWQIAKGYHAVELRTTSKSALPPFNDGSCVTLCLNSTGDNERIYPLLGVSSLSDGYVVGTRQDGDGRTGSLLSRFPLNERDEVFVGSPQSPPTILDDRARSILFAGGIGAASIVGIAKRLASAGQRFEVHNFARSADRAVLREEFDALRSHGKVYHHFGLSDDLFAQKSSHAMSPTHANTQVYCSGPPAFMDLIERQAREWVYAANVHKIALGDQTAC; encoded by the coding sequence ATGCGCGACAACCTGATTCCCGTCATCGTTAGCCGGAAATGGCAAATTGCCAAGGGGTACCATGCCGTTGAACTTCGAACGACGTCAAAATCGGCGCTTCCGCCGTTTAACGATGGGTCGTGTGTCACACTCTGCCTGAATAGCACTGGGGACAACGAAAGGATTTATCCCTTGCTCGGTGTTTCGTCCCTGTCAGATGGTTACGTGGTTGGCACGAGACAAGATGGTGATGGCAGAACGGGTAGTCTGCTATCCCGGTTTCCGTTGAATGAACGAGACGAAGTGTTTGTCGGCTCTCCCCAAAGCCCGCCGACAATTTTGGATGATCGTGCGCGATCTATCCTGTTTGCTGGCGGAATAGGCGCAGCATCGATCGTGGGAATCGCGAAGCGGCTTGCATCGGCGGGTCAAAGGTTCGAGGTACACAACTTCGCCCGATCGGCCGACCGCGCAGTTCTTCGAGAAGAATTTGACGCGCTTCGAAGTCACGGTAAGGTCTATCATCATTTCGGCCTGTCCGATGATCTATTTGCGCAGAAGAGTTCCCACGCAATGAGTCCGACTCATGCCAACACACAGGTTTACTGCAGCGGCCCCCCTGCGTTCATGGATCTCATTGAGCGCCAGGCCCGCGAATGGGTGTATGCAGCGAACGTTCATAAAATTGCCCTTGGCGACCAAACGGCATGCTAA
- a CDS encoding DASS family sodium-coupled anion symporter: MLTRLKATFRYFNSVVPFRLGPALITTAVLVTLLLLPVPEGLKPKAWGLVAIFLTTIVAIILKVMPIGVMAVMAIVVLSLSQVTSTSSKGAIADALTAFDSPLIWLIVVAILISRGLKKTGLGSRIGLIFISLIGKRTVGIGYGLAVCELVLAPFTPSNTARGGGIVHPIMKSIANAFDSDPAKGTEGKVGTYLAMVNYHANPITSAMFLTATAPNPLVVDYIAKATNQSLHLTWTSWALCMMLPGLLCMLVMPLVIYVLAPPQLHATPNAVAYARAELAKMGPMSPKEMVMLGTFALLLLLWADVPAMVFGPSFILDPTVVAFIGLFLLIITGTIDWDDVLSEKSAWDTLVWFGALIMLAEQLNKQGVITWFSEAMKSAIVASGIGWGATATILVLAFVLSHYLFASTTAHISAMMLAFLTVGVHLIPPEYVAPFMLMMAAGSAIMMTLTHYATGTSPIIFGSGYVTMGTWWRVGFVMCVVELLIFAVVGSLWWKMLGFW; encoded by the coding sequence ATGCTCACAAGACTAAAAGCGACGTTCCGCTACTTCAACAGCGTTGTCCCGTTCCGACTTGGTCCCGCGCTGATCACAACGGCCGTGCTGGTAACCCTGCTGCTGCTACCTGTGCCCGAGGGGCTGAAGCCCAAGGCTTGGGGCCTCGTTGCCATATTTCTGACAACAATCGTTGCGATTATTTTGAAGGTCATGCCGATCGGGGTCATGGCGGTGATGGCAATCGTCGTCCTCTCGCTGTCGCAGGTGACCTCGACCTCGTCCAAGGGGGCGATCGCCGATGCGCTGACCGCCTTCGACAGTCCGCTGATCTGGTTGATCGTGGTGGCCATCCTGATCTCCCGCGGGCTGAAGAAGACCGGCCTGGGCAGTCGCATCGGCCTGATATTCATCTCACTGATCGGCAAGCGCACGGTAGGCATCGGCTATGGTCTGGCCGTCTGTGAACTGGTGCTCGCGCCGTTCACACCGAGCAATACCGCGCGCGGTGGCGGCATCGTGCATCCGATCATGAAGTCGATCGCCAACGCTTTCGACTCGGATCCCGCCAAGGGCACGGAGGGCAAGGTCGGCACCTACCTGGCGATGGTCAACTATCACGCCAACCCGATCACCTCGGCGATGTTTTTGACCGCCACCGCGCCCAATCCGCTGGTGGTGGACTACATCGCCAAGGCGACCAATCAGAGCCTGCATCTGACCTGGACGAGCTGGGCTCTATGCATGATGCTGCCCGGCCTGCTATGCATGCTGGTCATGCCACTTGTGATCTATGTGCTGGCGCCGCCGCAACTCCATGCCACGCCCAATGCGGTAGCGTATGCCCGCGCCGAACTGGCGAAGATGGGCCCCATGTCGCCGAAGGAAATGGTCATGTTGGGGACCTTCGCGCTGCTACTGCTGCTGTGGGCCGACGTGCCGGCGATGGTGTTCGGTCCGTCGTTCATCCTGGATCCAACAGTGGTCGCCTTCATCGGCCTGTTCCTGCTGATCATCACCGGCACCATTGACTGGGACGATGTGCTGTCGGAGAAGAGCGCCTGGGACACGCTGGTGTGGTTTGGTGCGCTGATCATGCTGGCCGAGCAACTGAACAAGCAAGGCGTGATCACCTGGTTCTCGGAAGCCATGAAGAGCGCGATCGTTGCCAGCGGTATCGGCTGGGGCGCCACTGCCACGATCCTGGTGCTGGCCTTCGTTTTGTCACACTACCTGTTCGCCAGCACGACGGCGCACATCAGTGCGATGATGCTCGCCTTCCTGACGGTCGGGGTCCATCTGATACCACCCGAGTATGTGGCGCCGTTCATGCTGATGATGGCGGCCGGCTCGGCGATCATGATGACGCTGACCCACTATGCGACGGGCACCTCGCCGATCATCTTCGGTAGCGGCTATGTCACGATGGGAACCTGGTGGCGCGTGGGTTTTGTGATGTGTGTGGTGGAGTTGCTGATCTTCGCGGTGGTCGGCAGCCTCTGGTGGAAGATGCTTGGCTTCTGGTGA
- a CDS encoding DUF4148 domain-containing protein produces MENLLRNRSTLAALALLLTGCAAAGAPQSGPHLSPTECRDLAALRTNAPPTRAQQQSELSALRKAGYNPSPWNDDPKFPENLHAAQRLVDHWFETECKQLQPG; encoded by the coding sequence ATGGAAAACCTCCTGAGAAACCGCTCGACGCTTGCAGCGTTGGCGCTCCTGCTGACTGGATGTGCCGCCGCCGGCGCGCCACAAAGCGGCCCACATCTGAGCCCAACAGAGTGCCGTGACCTTGCCGCGCTTAGAACCAATGCGCCTCCGACGAGGGCGCAACAACAAAGCGAGCTCTCGGCCCTGAGGAAAGCGGGCTACAACCCGTCACCGTGGAACGACGACCCAAAGTTCCCAGAGAATCTACACGCCGCGCAGCGCCTGGTCGACCATTGGTTCGAAACCGAGTGCAAGCAGCTTCAACCCGGGTGA